A region from the Cryptosporangium arvum DSM 44712 genome encodes:
- the pstS gene encoding phosphate ABC transporter substrate-binding protein PstS, which translates to MKLYRTGAFAGIALASLLAVSACGSDNVDSASSDSSGGSSKNPNCAEGQISASGSSAQKTAMNAWTTAYAKDCGAQINYAATGSGAGVTDFNSGKVAFAGSDSSLKDDEQTAGDTRCKTGKAINIPGIATAVAIVFNVNGVDKLALDPSTISKIFQGQITKWNDPAIAKTNSGATLPATAISVVFRSKDSGTTDNFTKFLDAQTPETWKLGTGKGWKGKTGTGAPDSAGVVSAVTGKDGSIAYVDAPDAKKNNLKSAGIDTGNGAVEISDDTVGKAIAAAEQDFDGNNLKLKLNYGLKEAGAYPAVLVTYEITCEKGLTSDQVALTKGFLGYVLSDAGQTAAADAGYSKLPAELLTKAQAAAAAIA; encoded by the coding sequence GTGAAGCTGTACCGCACTGGCGCCTTCGCCGGGATCGCGCTGGCCAGCCTGCTCGCTGTTTCCGCTTGTGGATCGGACAACGTCGACTCGGCGAGCTCCGACTCCAGCGGGGGCAGCAGCAAGAACCCGAACTGCGCCGAGGGTCAGATCTCGGCCTCCGGGTCTTCGGCCCAGAAGACGGCCATGAACGCCTGGACGACGGCGTACGCCAAGGACTGCGGCGCGCAGATCAACTACGCCGCCACCGGGTCGGGCGCCGGTGTCACCGACTTCAACTCGGGCAAGGTCGCGTTCGCCGGGTCGGACTCGTCGCTCAAGGACGACGAGCAGACCGCGGGCGACACCCGCTGCAAGACCGGCAAGGCCATCAACATCCCGGGCATCGCCACTGCCGTCGCCATCGTGTTCAACGTGAACGGTGTCGACAAGTTGGCGCTCGACCCGAGCACGATCTCGAAGATCTTCCAGGGTCAGATCACCAAGTGGAACGACCCGGCGATCGCCAAGACCAACTCGGGCGCGACGCTGCCGGCGACCGCGATCTCCGTCGTCTTCCGGTCGAAGGACTCGGGCACCACCGACAACTTCACCAAGTTCCTCGACGCGCAGACGCCGGAGACCTGGAAGCTCGGCACCGGTAAGGGCTGGAAGGGCAAGACCGGCACCGGTGCGCCCGACTCGGCCGGCGTCGTCTCGGCCGTGACCGGCAAGGACGGCTCGATCGCCTACGTCGACGCCCCCGACGCCAAGAAGAACAACCTGAAGTCGGCCGGGATCGACACCGGCAACGGCGCGGTCGAGATCTCCGACGACACCGTCGGCAAGGCCATCGCCGCGGCCGAGCAGGACTTCGACGGCAACAACCTGAAGCTGAAGCTGAACTACGGCCTCAAGGAGGCCGGTGCTTACCCGGCCGTGCTGGTGACCTACGAGATCACCTGCGAGAAGGGCCTCACTTCGGACCAGGTCGCGCTGACCAAGGGCTTCCTGGGCTACGTGCTCAGCGACGCCGGT
- a CDS encoding prepilin peptidase, translating into MIVAAVVGLGCGPLLRAGIARYAVRPRFGVVEVAAALGLVLVAWGLARASIWVQLAASWLVLCGVVLAFVDVAVQRLPNPWTGAAAAGVFVLLAAEGEPARLGRAVLCGLAAAAWYLVLAFVMPAGMGLGDVKLAFPLGLALGWWGGVVALLGVASGFLLHGLLTIVLLVTKRIGRRGQLPHGPAMLVGAVTTLALLGG; encoded by the coding sequence GTGATCGTCGCCGCCGTCGTCGGGCTCGGGTGCGGTCCGCTGCTCCGGGCGGGGATCGCCCGCTACGCGGTGCGGCCCCGGTTCGGCGTGGTCGAGGTGGCGGCGGCGCTCGGGCTGGTGCTCGTCGCCTGGGGGCTCGCACGGGCCTCGATCTGGGTGCAGCTCGCCGCGTCCTGGCTGGTGTTGTGCGGCGTCGTGCTGGCCTTCGTCGACGTTGCGGTGCAGCGGTTGCCGAACCCGTGGACCGGTGCCGCGGCCGCGGGGGTGTTCGTGCTGCTCGCGGCCGAGGGGGAGCCGGCCCGGCTCGGTCGCGCGGTGCTCTGCGGTCTCGCGGCCGCCGCCTGGTACCTCGTGCTGGCGTTCGTGATGCCGGCCGGAATGGGGCTCGGTGACGTGAAGCTCGCGTTCCCCCTCGGGCTCGCGCTCGGCTGGTGGGGCGGCGTCGTGGCGCTGCTGGGGGTGGCTTCGGGCTTCCTGCTGCACGGCCTGCTGACGATTGTGCTGCTCGTCACCAAGCGGATCGGGCGCCGCGGACAGCTGCCGCACGGACCGGCGATGCTCGTCGGAGCGGTGACGACACTAGCCCTTTTGGGCGGTTGA
- a CDS encoding type II secretion system F family protein: MTFVLLVSLAAVMAAVMVMAWSLTVTLRPGEKLLRSLEAFEMVRRGAVPVAQRSLAERIRIVARRQCGILGKALMLPNSEARLSKQLSYAGNPLDWPMDRVIAAKGAVAIVGLFLGPFFGNAFGGGSGAVLGLILGPIGGFLLPNLLVYNAGTKHQANLQNTLTDVLDTMVISVEAGLGFDAALAQVAANGRGPFVREIVRVLQELQLGRSRSEALRAMAARTTVVEIHTFVRAVVQATDRGIPIAGVLREQAHEMRLQRRQRAEEAAQKVPVKILLPVIFCLFPALFMVVMGPAVVRIANIQW; this comes from the coding sequence GTGACCTTCGTCCTGCTGGTTTCGCTCGCCGCGGTGATGGCCGCGGTGATGGTAATGGCCTGGTCGTTGACCGTCACGCTGCGGCCGGGCGAGAAGCTGCTCCGCTCGCTCGAGGCGTTCGAGATGGTGCGCCGCGGTGCGGTGCCGGTCGCGCAGCGGTCGCTGGCCGAACGGATCCGGATCGTCGCGCGCCGGCAGTGCGGCATCCTCGGCAAGGCCCTCATGCTGCCGAACTCCGAGGCCAGGCTGAGCAAGCAGCTCTCGTACGCCGGTAACCCGCTGGACTGGCCGATGGACCGGGTGATCGCGGCGAAGGGCGCCGTGGCGATCGTCGGGCTGTTCCTGGGGCCGTTCTTCGGCAACGCGTTCGGCGGCGGCAGCGGGGCGGTCCTCGGGTTGATCCTCGGCCCGATCGGCGGTTTCCTGCTGCCGAATCTGCTCGTTTACAACGCCGGGACGAAGCACCAGGCGAACCTGCAGAACACGCTCACCGACGTGCTCGACACGATGGTGATCAGCGTCGAGGCCGGCCTCGGGTTCGACGCCGCGCTGGCCCAGGTCGCCGCGAACGGGCGGGGGCCGTTCGTCCGCGAGATCGTGCGCGTGCTGCAGGAGCTGCAGCTGGGGCGCTCGCGGTCGGAGGCGCTCCGCGCGATGGCGGCACGCACGACGGTGGTGGAGATCCACACGTTCGTCCGCGCGGTCGTGCAGGCCACCGACCGGGGTATCCCGATCGCCGGGGTGCTGCGTGAACAGGCGCACGAGATGCGCTTGCAGCGACGTCAGCGGGCGGAGGAAGCAGCCCAGAAGGTGCCGGTCAAGATCCTGCTCCCGGTGATCTTCTGCCTGTTCCCGGCCCTGTTCATGGTCGTCATGGGGCCGGCAGTGGTGAGGATCGCCAACATTCAGTGGTGA
- a CDS encoding type II secretion system F family protein, with translation MKRWLATTAVIALLGAATPAVAAPSPQPLEPIRVGGPALQVSGFRTLPGEVEFVLHPDGFATTPDLSDPVVTAKDEGGLAATTGELPESSADPNRAVVVVLRAGADVDTLRAAIARYAVNAPDGVAIGLVAIGERPVNLIAPTTDRNDFLAALARSAGATSGDLPGAVAQADAMLVGAPGAEQYRDRRILVVTSGDAPEVATAGTIGARMAAGGRPLDAVTVGTPPESVTTLVAATGGSIRTSGSASGVRGALDRASAELAAAVLVRAAVPYTLSGRTAELSVTGGNLTTKATPVKFAVDPDAIGAAPVPASATGGSIWSLLVGLTAVSALLVWFAVRVLAPALAGNEGRRAMARLQRILEHPRGGKRRSRFSVVTLSGQAADAVSKVLTNPARRAKIELSLERAGSSMTPDQWVALRIAICVGLVVVLALMFGLLPGLLLGLVGGVLGTRTWLRFRAARRARAFAEQLPDSLRIVVGSLRSGFSLHQAIDSVATEGDGPVAAEFRRALAEIRLGGDLEEALERVAERNNSRDITWLVMALRIQSDVGGSLAEVVETTVETMRERGRLERHVRALSAEGRLSGNLLLALPIGVGGFLFLIRREYVRPLYTTTVGIIILASAALLMVVGAAWIRKLVKVEV, from the coding sequence GTGAAACGGTGGCTGGCGACCACCGCGGTGATCGCTCTGCTCGGTGCCGCCACGCCGGCCGTCGCCGCTCCGTCACCGCAGCCGCTGGAGCCCATCCGCGTCGGTGGCCCCGCCCTGCAGGTCAGCGGGTTCCGGACGCTGCCGGGCGAGGTGGAGTTCGTGCTCCACCCCGACGGTTTCGCGACCACGCCGGACCTCTCCGACCCGGTCGTGACCGCGAAGGACGAGGGTGGGCTCGCCGCGACGACGGGCGAGCTCCCGGAGTCGTCCGCCGACCCCAACCGCGCCGTCGTGGTGGTGCTGCGCGCCGGCGCCGACGTCGACACGTTGCGCGCGGCGATCGCCCGGTACGCGGTGAACGCGCCCGACGGCGTCGCGATCGGGCTGGTGGCGATCGGCGAGCGCCCGGTGAACCTGATCGCGCCGACCACCGACCGGAACGACTTCCTGGCCGCGCTGGCCCGCAGCGCCGGGGCCACGTCCGGCGACCTGCCCGGGGCGGTGGCCCAAGCCGACGCGATGCTCGTCGGCGCGCCCGGCGCCGAGCAGTACCGCGACCGCCGCATCCTGGTCGTGACCAGCGGCGACGCCCCGGAGGTCGCGACCGCGGGCACCATCGGCGCCCGGATGGCGGCCGGTGGGCGGCCGCTCGACGCGGTGACGGTCGGGACGCCGCCGGAGTCGGTGACCACGCTCGTCGCCGCCACCGGCGGTTCGATCCGGACGTCCGGATCGGCGAGCGGCGTCCGGGGTGCGCTCGACCGGGCCTCGGCTGAGCTCGCCGCCGCCGTGCTGGTGCGTGCGGCCGTGCCGTACACGTTGTCCGGGCGCACCGCCGAGCTGAGCGTCACCGGGGGAAACCTCACGACCAAGGCCACGCCGGTGAAGTTCGCGGTCGACCCGGACGCGATCGGCGCCGCCCCGGTCCCGGCGTCGGCGACCGGCGGGTCGATCTGGAGCCTGCTCGTCGGTCTGACCGCGGTGAGCGCGCTCCTGGTCTGGTTCGCGGTCCGGGTGCTCGCGCCCGCGCTGGCCGGCAACGAGGGCCGCCGTGCGATGGCCCGGCTCCAGCGGATCCTAGAACACCCACGTGGCGGCAAACGCCGGTCGCGCTTCTCGGTCGTGACGCTCTCGGGCCAGGCGGCGGACGCCGTCAGCAAGGTGCTCACCAACCCGGCGCGGCGGGCGAAGATCGAGCTCTCGCTCGAGCGTGCGGGCAGCTCGATGACGCCGGACCAGTGGGTCGCGCTCCGGATCGCGATCTGCGTCGGGCTGGTCGTCGTGCTGGCGCTGATGTTCGGGCTGCTCCCCGGCCTCCTGCTCGGCCTCGTCGGTGGGGTGCTCGGCACCCGCACCTGGCTGCGGTTCCGCGCGGCCCGGCGTGCTCGCGCGTTCGCCGAACAGCTCCCGGACTCGCTGCGCATCGTCGTCGGTTCGCTGCGCTCGGGCTTCTCGCTGCACCAGGCGATCGACTCGGTGGCCACGGAGGGCGACGGCCCGGTGGCGGCGGAGTTCCGGCGTGCGCTGGCCGAGATCCGGCTCGGCGGCGACCTCGAGGAAGCTCTGGAACGGGTCGCCGAGCGGAACAACAGCCGGGACATCACCTGGCTGGTCATGGCGCTGCGGATCCAGAGCGACGTCGGCGGTTCGCTGGCGGAGGTCGTGGAGACGACGGTGGAGACGATGCGTGAGCGCGGCCGCCTCGAACGGCACGTCAGGGCGCTCTCGGCCGAGGGACGGCTGTCCGGCAACCTCCTGCTCGCCCTGCCGATCGGTGTCGGCGGATTCCTGTTCCTCATCCGCCGTGAATACGTGCGACCGCTCTACACGACGACGGTCGGAATCATCATCCTGGCGTCCGCGGCCCTGCTCATGGTCGTCGGAGCGGCGTGGATCCGGAAGCTGGTCAAGGTGGAGGTGTAG
- a CDS encoding CpaF family protein — translation MGLADRLLAKQQKQAEADLDEVEVEPPPPPSLSAEPAMLPIESRRLAAKSRRTTSADGNRLDAASRYREAGRQMIDPITEVRHRVQRTLAEMLGPKLYEHGAEDLDLRVRDTVSDLLAREETPLTGIDRARIIREVTDEVLGHGPIEPLLRDPSVSEVMVNGPHKVYVERRGRLEITDAEFSDEAHLRRVIDRIVSRVGRRVDESSPMVDARLPDGSRVNAIVPPIALDGSTLTIRKFAVDRLTIDSLIDFGTLTRQTADLLSACVRGRLNIVVSGGTGSGKTTMLNVLSSFVPHDERIVTVEDAAELQLNQDHVVRLESRPANVEGRGTVSARDLVKNALRMRPDRIIVGEVRDGAALDMLQAMNTGHDGSLTTLHSNTPRDALARLETMVLMAGMDLPMRAIRDQVVSAVHLIIQVSRLRDGSRKVTHITEVAGMEGEVVTMQDLFLFDYNAGTDGKGKFLGTLQSTGLRPGFMDELAAHGVKLPPDLFATPGRGR, via the coding sequence ATGGGCCTCGCCGATCGTCTCCTCGCCAAGCAGCAGAAACAGGCCGAGGCCGACCTGGACGAAGTCGAGGTCGAGCCGCCGCCCCCGCCGTCGCTCTCGGCGGAACCGGCGATGCTGCCGATCGAGAGCCGCCGGCTCGCCGCGAAGAGCAGGCGCACGACGTCGGCCGACGGGAACCGGCTCGACGCGGCCTCGCGCTACCGCGAGGCCGGGCGGCAGATGATCGACCCGATCACCGAGGTGCGGCACCGGGTCCAGCGGACGCTCGCCGAGATGCTCGGCCCGAAGCTCTACGAGCACGGCGCCGAGGATCTCGACCTGCGCGTCCGGGACACGGTCAGCGACCTGCTCGCGCGCGAAGAGACGCCGCTGACCGGCATCGACCGGGCCCGGATCATCCGAGAGGTCACCGACGAGGTGCTCGGGCACGGTCCGATCGAGCCGCTGCTGCGTGATCCGAGCGTCAGCGAGGTGATGGTCAACGGGCCGCACAAGGTCTACGTCGAGCGCCGCGGGCGGTTGGAGATCACCGACGCGGAGTTCAGCGACGAGGCGCACCTGCGCCGGGTCATCGACCGGATCGTGTCGCGCGTCGGCCGCCGGGTGGACGAGTCCAGCCCGATGGTGGACGCCCGTCTCCCCGACGGCAGCCGCGTCAACGCGATCGTCCCGCCGATCGCGTTGGACGGCTCCACGCTGACGATCCGGAAGTTCGCCGTCGACCGGCTGACGATCGACTCGCTCATCGACTTCGGGACGCTCACCCGCCAGACCGCCGACCTGCTCTCGGCCTGCGTGCGCGGCCGGCTGAACATCGTGGTCAGCGGCGGTACCGGCTCCGGTAAGACGACGATGCTCAACGTGCTCTCGAGTTTCGTGCCGCACGACGAACGAATCGTCACGGTCGAGGACGCCGCCGAGCTCCAGCTCAACCAGGACCACGTCGTGCGCCTGGAGTCCCGGCCGGCCAACGTGGAGGGACGCGGCACGGTCTCGGCCCGCGACCTGGTGAAGAACGCGCTGCGGATGCGCCCGGACCGCATCATCGTCGGTGAGGTCCGTGACGGCGCCGCGCTGGACATGCTGCAGGCGATGAACACCGGCCACGACGGTTCGCTGACCACGCTGCACTCGAACACGCCCCGGGACGCGCTCGCGCGCCTGGAGACGATGGTGCTGATGGCCGGCATGGACCTGCCGATGCGGGCCATCCGCGACCAGGTCGTCTCGGCCGTGCACCTGATCATCCAGGTCAGCCGCCTGCGTGACGGGAGCCGCAAGGTCACCCACATCACCGAGGTGGCGGGCATGGAGGGCGAGGTCGTCACGATGCAGGACCTGTTCCTGTTCGACTACAACGCCGGCACGGACGGGAAGGGCAAGTTCCTCGGCACGCTGCAGTCCACCGGTCTGCGCCCGGGGTTCATGGACGAGCTCGCCGCCCACGGCGTGAAGCTCCCACCGGACCTGTTCGCGACACCGGGGCGCGGCCGGTGA
- a CDS encoding AAA family ATPase: MIYLEPSAENIIDTPANIAAAGFTLVNSWKKLTGHLERHPGTLLVVLGAGVEFGAAVEFAAYQRVKSPAMGVVLLRRQVTPQMLADAMRAGIREVADLDDPAAIKAACTRALEVSRALRSAVQSNRDSSSAEGKVVTIFSGKGGCGKSTVATNLAVALAAGGSRRVCLIDLDLQFGDVAIMLQLTPVRSIADAIGMAGRLDEPGLRSLLTRYCPGVDVALAPAGPAEGEHVTRDLVTELINVAKSLFDFVVIDTPPFFSDQVLSALDVSDLYVPVVTPDLPTLKSVRLTLDMFDVLEYPRDRRLALLNRANSQVGLTIADVEEAVGTPMAVHMPSSRDVPVSINKGVPIALDDPNNPVSQAIRHLANRCADVDEGTTPVEVKRRVPIFGRRR, translated from the coding sequence ATGATCTACCTCGAACCTTCCGCGGAAAACATCATCGACACCCCGGCGAACATCGCCGCTGCCGGATTCACGCTGGTCAACTCCTGGAAGAAGCTCACCGGTCACCTCGAGCGCCATCCGGGGACGCTGCTGGTGGTGCTCGGCGCCGGGGTCGAGTTCGGTGCGGCCGTCGAGTTCGCCGCCTACCAGCGGGTCAAGAGCCCGGCGATGGGCGTCGTCCTGCTCCGCCGGCAGGTCACACCCCAGATGCTGGCCGACGCCATGCGCGCGGGCATCCGTGAGGTGGCCGACCTGGACGACCCGGCCGCGATCAAGGCGGCGTGCACCCGGGCCCTCGAGGTGTCCCGCGCGCTGCGCAGCGCCGTCCAGAGCAACCGCGACTCCAGTTCGGCCGAGGGCAAGGTCGTCACGATCTTCTCCGGCAAGGGCGGCTGCGGGAAGAGCACGGTCGCGACGAACCTCGCCGTGGCGCTCGCGGCCGGCGGCAGCCGCCGGGTCTGCCTGATCGACCTGGACCTGCAGTTCGGCGACGTGGCGATCATGCTGCAGCTCACGCCGGTCCGGAGCATCGCGGACGCGATCGGGATGGCCGGGCGACTCGACGAACCGGGCCTGCGCTCGCTGCTCACCCGGTACTGCCCCGGCGTGGACGTCGCCTTGGCGCCCGCCGGGCCGGCCGAGGGCGAGCACGTCACGCGTGACCTGGTCACCGAGCTCATCAACGTCGCCAAGTCGCTCTTCGACTTCGTCGTCATCGACACACCGCCGTTCTTCTCCGACCAGGTGCTCTCCGCGCTCGACGTGTCCGACCTCTACGTGCCGGTGGTCACCCCGGACCTGCCGACGCTCAAGAGCGTCCGCTTGACGCTCGACATGTTCGATGTCCTCGAGTACCCGCGGGACCGGCGCCTGGCGCTGCTCAACCGGGCGAACTCCCAGGTCGGTCTCACGATCGCGGACGTGGAGGAAGCGGTCGGCACCCCGATGGCGGTGCACATGCCGTCCTCACGTGACGTGCCGGTGTCGATCAACAAGGGCGTGCCGATCGCCCTCGACGACCCGAACAACCCCGTCAGCCAGGCGATCCGCCATCTGGCGAACCGCTGCGCCGACGTGGACGAGGGGACGACGCCGGTCGAGGTCAAGCGCCGGGTGCCGATCTTCGGCCGGAGGAGATAG
- the cpaB gene encoding Flp pilus assembly protein CpaB, producing the protein MRRRLLALALAFVLALLGCVGILAYVGGADERAVAGKEPVSVLVATALLPAGTTGAELRNSGKVKTVQMPAETVPKDALGSIPSGLDNLALTADVQPSQLLMRGALGQKQTSTGGLTIPAGKLAVSVDMTAASRVAGYVQRGSEVAVFYTYQPIPDSENGAAVSSSQQITATRVLLSRAQVLAIGEKKTETSSSSNTSTVSVTLAASQSDAERLVQASQTGTLSLGLLDDAVTVEPGSGVDTETLFR; encoded by the coding sequence ATGAGACGTCGACTACTCGCGCTGGCGCTCGCGTTCGTGCTCGCGCTGCTGGGCTGCGTAGGCATCCTCGCCTACGTCGGCGGGGCGGACGAACGCGCGGTGGCCGGCAAGGAGCCGGTATCGGTGCTGGTCGCCACCGCGCTCCTCCCGGCCGGCACGACCGGCGCCGAGCTGCGCAACAGCGGCAAGGTGAAGACCGTTCAGATGCCCGCCGAGACCGTGCCGAAGGACGCGCTGGGCTCGATCCCGTCCGGCCTGGACAACCTCGCGCTCACCGCCGACGTCCAGCCGAGCCAGTTGCTGATGCGCGGCGCCCTGGGGCAGAAGCAGACCAGCACCGGCGGCCTGACGATCCCGGCCGGCAAGCTCGCGGTCAGCGTCGACATGACCGCCGCCTCCCGCGTGGCCGGGTACGTCCAGCGTGGCTCCGAGGTCGCGGTCTTCTACACCTACCAGCCGATCCCGGACTCCGAGAACGGCGCGGCGGTGTCCTCGTCCCAGCAGATCACCGCGACCCGGGTGTTGCTGTCGCGGGCGCAGGTCCTGGCGATCGGGGAGAAGAAGACCGAGACCAGTTCGAGCTCCAACACCAGCACGGTGAGCGTCACGCTCGCGGCCAGCCAGTCGGACGCGGAGCGGCTGGTTCAGGCGTCGCAGACCGGAACCCTCTCGCTGGGGCTGCTCGACGACGCGGTCACGGTCGAGCCGGGTAGCGGTGTCGACACCGAAACCCTCTTCCGGTAG
- a CDS encoding pilus assembly protein TadG-related protein — protein sequence MRRLTRRHWWDRILARRPSGERGAVAIIAAAVMGGGLLFGMGALVVDVGKLYDEREQLQSGADLASWALAKRCVTAATRAQCGAQAALAATLAGSNAKDSATNISSICGRFTGLSACGAQTAKLSDCVGSPPATANYLQVQTSTKEADGTTKVPPVFANLLNSSNTGSSVGACSRVAWGIPNTATVLAVGIGRCEFLNMTNSGLVYNLVSSVGGLLTGLLGDTGTAVAGLLGVTPPVTGGQLVFIHDTIGKVTTNPACNAGAPAAPPPWTGGNGFGFLSGAYNDANCVQTVAVGDVLPASDLGVLAPVNCLTPLQNAVTSGAPILIPIYDYQWNPVINLSAYTVRIAGFAAFVVRGYQLGLLNGVLKTVGSLLDVSGGPTCTIIVDYCLNGYFTQAIIPAPSVTIGSLGTTDYGVSLITRVG from the coding sequence ATGCGTCGGCTGACCCGCCGGCACTGGTGGGACCGGATCCTCGCCCGGCGTCCGTCCGGCGAGCGCGGCGCGGTCGCGATCATCGCCGCCGCCGTGATGGGCGGCGGCCTGCTGTTCGGCATGGGCGCGCTCGTCGTCGACGTCGGCAAGCTCTACGACGAGCGCGAGCAGCTGCAGAGCGGCGCCGACCTCGCGTCCTGGGCGCTCGCCAAACGGTGCGTCACGGCGGCGACCAGGGCGCAGTGCGGGGCCCAGGCCGCGCTCGCAGCCACGCTCGCCGGCAGTAACGCCAAGGATTCCGCGACGAACATCAGCTCGATCTGCGGGCGGTTCACCGGCTTGAGTGCGTGCGGAGCCCAGACCGCGAAGCTCTCGGACTGCGTGGGCTCCCCGCCGGCGACGGCCAACTACCTCCAGGTGCAGACGTCGACGAAGGAAGCCGACGGCACGACGAAGGTGCCACCGGTCTTCGCGAACCTGCTGAACAGCTCGAACACCGGCTCCTCGGTGGGCGCGTGCTCCCGCGTCGCCTGGGGTATCCCGAACACCGCCACCGTGCTCGCCGTCGGTATCGGTCGGTGCGAGTTCCTGAACATGACCAACTCCGGCCTGGTCTACAACTTGGTCAGCAGCGTCGGTGGGCTGCTCACCGGCCTCCTCGGCGACACCGGCACGGCGGTCGCCGGGCTGCTCGGCGTCACGCCGCCGGTCACCGGCGGGCAGCTGGTCTTCATCCACGACACGATCGGCAAGGTCACGACGAACCCGGCCTGCAACGCCGGGGCGCCGGCCGCGCCGCCGCCGTGGACCGGCGGTAACGGCTTCGGGTTCCTCTCCGGCGCCTACAACGACGCCAACTGCGTGCAGACCGTCGCCGTCGGGGACGTCCTCCCGGCCAGCGACCTCGGCGTCCTGGCTCCGGTGAACTGCCTGACCCCGCTGCAGAACGCGGTGACCAGCGGGGCGCCGATCCTGATCCCGATCTACGACTACCAGTGGAACCCGGTGATCAACCTCAGCGCGTACACCGTGCGGATCGCGGGGTTCGCGGCGTTCGTCGTGCGTGGTTACCAGCTGGGTCTGCTCAACGGCGTGCTGAAGACCGTCGGCTCGCTGCTCGACGTCTCCGGCGGGCCGACGTGCACGATCATCGTCGACTACTGCCTCAACGGTTACTTCACCCAGGCGATCATCCCGGCTCCGTCGGTCACCATCGGCAGCCTCGGCACCACCGACTACGGGGTCTCACTCATAACCCGCGTCGGGTAG
- a CDS encoding TadE/TadG family type IV pilus assembly protein translates to MGRPTDHDDRGAAAIELAIILPILLVMIFGIIDFGRIINTQMALTEASREAARAYAFGQTPANALIRAQLITGDATTSVDVSVPCPATGATVANTASVTLKQTYTYITPIMGLLGTAGSTRTLKSTGVMACVG, encoded by the coding sequence ATGGGCCGGCCCACCGATCACGACGACCGCGGCGCCGCCGCGATCGAGCTCGCGATCATCCTCCCGATCCTGCTCGTGATGATCTTCGGCATCATCGACTTCGGGCGGATCATCAACACCCAGATGGCGCTCACCGAGGCCTCGCGCGAGGCCGCTCGCGCCTACGCGTTCGGCCAGACCCCGGCGAACGCACTCATCCGGGCGCAGCTGATCACCGGGGACGCCACCACGAGCGTCGACGTGTCGGTGCCCTGCCCCGCGACCGGTGCGACCGTCGCCAACACGGCCTCGGTCACGCTCAAGCAGACCTACACCTACATCACGCCGATCATGGGCCTGCTCGGCACCGCCGGATCGACCCGCACGCTCAAGTCGACCGGGGTGATGGCATGCGTCGGCTGA
- a CDS encoding Flp family type IVb pilin, with protein MFLHLYTAVVSRASALRARSDRGATAVEYGLLAALIAAVIVATVVTLGGKINSAFSTVSSHLP; from the coding sequence ATGTTCCTGCACCTCTACACGGCAGTGGTCAGCCGTGCCTCCGCACTCCGGGCCCGATCCGACCGCGGCGCGACCGCCGTCGAGTACGGGCTCCTGGCGGCGCTGATCGCCGCCGTCATCGTCGCGACCGTCGTGACGCTCGGCGGGAAGATCAACTCCGCCTTCTCGACGGTCTCGAGCCACCTGCCCTGA
- a CDS encoding Flp family type IVb pilin, translating into MFLYAYTAIAERAVALKDRANDRGATAVEYGLLAALIAAVIVATVVTLGGKINTAFNTISSKLP; encoded by the coding sequence ATGTTCCTTTACGCCTACACCGCAATCGCCGAGCGCGCCGTCGCACTCAAGGATCGTGCCAACGACCGGGGTGCGACCGCCGTCGAGTACGGCCTCCTGGCGGCGCTGATCGCCGCCGTCATCGTCGCGACCGTCGTGACGCTCGGCGGGAAGATCAACACCGCGTTCAACACGATCTCCAGCAAGCTCCCCTGA
- a CDS encoding Flp family type IVb pilin encodes MFLYAYTAIAERAVALKARANDRGATAVEYGLLAALIAAVIVATVVTLGGKINTAFATISTKLP; translated from the coding sequence ATGTTCCTGTACGCCTACACCGCAATCGCCGAGCGCGCCGTCGCGCTGAAGGCTCGTGCCAACGACCGGGGCGCCACTGCCGTCGAGTACGGCCTGCTCGCCGCGCTCATCGCCGCGGTCATCGTCGCCACCGTCGTGACGCTCGGCGGGAAGATCAACACGGCGTTCGCGACGATCTCCACCAAGCTGCCCTGA